In Ruminiclostridium papyrosolvens DSM 2782, the following proteins share a genomic window:
- a CDS encoding glycoside hydrolase family 9 protein: MLKTKRKWAKAIGVALSISVLSSLVSFIPQANTYAAGTYNYGEALQKSIMFYEFQRSGDLPADKRDNWRDDSGMKDGSDVGVDLTGGWYDAGDHVKFNLPMSYTSAMLAWSLYEDKDAYDKSGQTKYIMDGIKWANDYFIKCNPTADVYYYQVGDGGKDHTWWGPAEVMQMERPSFKVDASHPGSAVCASTAASLASAAVVFKDSDPTYASKCISHAKNLFAMADKAKSDAGYTAASGFYSSGGFYDDLSWAAVWLYLATNDSTYLDKAESYVPNWGKEQQTDIIAYKWGQCWDDVHYGAELLLAKLTNKQLYKDSIEMNLDFWTTGVNGMRVSYTPKGLAWLFQWGSLRHATTQAFLAGVYADWEGCTPAKVSVYKDFLKSQIDYALGSTGRSFVVGFGVNPPQHPHHRTAHSSWTDQMTSPTYHRHTIYGALVGGPDNADGYTDEINNFVNNEIACDYNAGFTGALAKMYKSFGGDPIPNFKAIEKITNDEVIIKAGLNSTGPNYTEIKAVVYNQTGWPARITDKLSFKYFMDLSEIVAAGIDPLSLTTSSNYAEGKNTKVSGVLPWDVSKNIYYVNVDLTGEKIYPGGQSACRREVQFRISAPQATTYWNPKNDFSYDGLPTTSTVDTVKNIPVYDNGVKVFGNEPDGGSVDPDPEILYGDVNSDKSVDALDLAAIKLYLLGGSSSIDVKAADTYKDGTIDAIDLATLKKFLLGTITKLPQG; this comes from the coding sequence TTGCTTAAGACTAAAAGAAAATGGGCAAAAGCTATTGGCGTTGCATTATCGATTTCAGTTTTGTCTTCTTTGGTTTCGTTTATACCTCAAGCAAATACATATGCTGCAGGAACATATAATTATGGAGAAGCACTGCAGAAATCAATTATGTTTTACGAATTTCAACGTTCAGGTGATCTTCCGGCTGATAAGCGTGACAACTGGAGAGATGATTCCGGTATGAAAGACGGTTCTGACGTAGGAGTTGATCTTACAGGAGGATGGTACGATGCAGGTGATCATGTAAAGTTTAACCTGCCAATGTCATATACCTCTGCAATGCTTGCATGGTCTTTATATGAAGATAAAGATGCCTATGATAAAAGCGGTCAGACTAAATATATAATGGATGGAATAAAGTGGGCTAATGATTACTTTATAAAATGTAATCCCACAGCTGATGTATATTACTATCAGGTAGGTGACGGAGGCAAGGACCACACATGGTGGGGCCCGGCTGAAGTAATGCAGATGGAAAGACCATCTTTTAAAGTTGATGCTTCCCATCCGGGTTCAGCAGTATGTGCTTCCACTGCAGCTTCTCTTGCATCAGCAGCAGTAGTTTTTAAAGACAGTGATCCTACTTATGCATCAAAGTGCATAAGTCATGCTAAGAACTTATTCGCAATGGCTGACAAAGCCAAGAGTGATGCGGGTTATACAGCTGCTTCAGGCTTCTACAGCTCAGGTGGATTTTATGACGACCTTTCATGGGCTGCAGTATGGTTATATCTTGCTACAAATGACAGTACTTATCTTGATAAAGCAGAATCCTATGTACCGAATTGGGGTAAAGAGCAACAGACAGATATTATAGCCTACAAATGGGGACAGTGTTGGGATGACGTACATTACGGTGCTGAACTTCTACTTGCAAAGCTTACTAACAAACAGTTATATAAGGACAGTATAGAAATGAATCTCGACTTCTGGACAACCGGTGTTAACGGTATGCGCGTTTCTTATACACCAAAAGGTTTAGCATGGTTATTCCAATGGGGTTCATTAAGGCATGCAACAACTCAGGCATTTTTAGCAGGTGTTTATGCTGATTGGGAAGGTTGTACACCAGCAAAAGTATCTGTATATAAGGATTTCCTGAAGAGTCAGATTGATTATGCCCTTGGAAGTACAGGAAGAAGTTTTGTAGTAGGATTTGGAGTAAATCCTCCTCAACATCCTCATCACAGAACTGCTCACAGTTCATGGACAGATCAAATGACTTCCCCAACATACCATAGGCATACAATTTATGGTGCATTGGTAGGAGGACCGGATAATGCAGACGGTTATACTGACGAAATAAACAATTTTGTCAATAATGAAATAGCTTGCGACTATAATGCCGGATTTACAGGCGCACTTGCAAAAATGTATAAGAGCTTTGGAGGAGATCCTATTCCAAACTTCAAGGCTATTGAAAAAATAACCAACGATGAAGTTATTATAAAAGCAGGTTTGAATTCAACAGGTCCTAACTATACTGAAATCAAAGCTGTTGTGTACAACCAGACCGGATGGCCTGCAAGAATAACAGACAAGCTTTCATTTAAGTACTTTATGGACTTGTCTGAAATCGTAGCAGCAGGAATTGATCCGTTAAGTCTCACAACCAGCTCAAACTATGCTGAAGGTAAGAATACAAAGGTTTCCGGCGTATTGCCATGGGATGTTTCAAAGAATATTTACTATGTAAATGTTGATTTGACAGGTGAAAAAATTTATCCGGGAGGTCAGTCAGCCTGCAGAAGAGAAGTTCAGTTTAGAATTTCAGCACCACAGGCAACAACCTATTGGAATCCTAAGAATGACTTCTCATATGATGGATTACCAACCACCAGTACTGTAGACACGGTTAAAAATATTCCTGTTTATGATAATGGAGTAAAAGTATTCGGTAATGAACCTGACGGCGGCTCGGTAGATCCTGATCCTGAAATCTTGTACGGTGATGTAAACAGCGACAAGAGTGTAGATGCATTGGACTTAGCTGCTATAAAGCTATATTTACTTGGCGGCAGTTCAAGTATAGATGTTAAAGCGGCAGATACATATAAGGACGGAACTATTGACGCCATAGATCTTGCCACTTTGAAAAAATTCTTGTTGGGGACAATTACTAAATTGCCTCAGGGTTAA
- a CDS encoding glycoside hydrolase family 9 protein: MKKRLVKKVAMLVAIVLVLSSSIGQAFALVGAGDLIRNHTFDNRVGLPWHVVESYPAKASFEITSDGKYKITAQKIGDAGKGERWDIQFRHRGLSLVNGHTYTVKFTVTASRACKIYPKIGDQGDPYDEYWNMNDQWQFLELQANTPKTVTQTFTQKKGDKKNVEFAFHLAPDKTTSEAQNPSSFQPITYTFDDIYIQDPQFPGYEPDPIEPTNVVRLNQEGFYPNSDKIATVATTSTTPINWQLVNSAGTAVLSGKSTVKGADHASGDNVHIIDFSSYKTAGTGYKIVTDVPVTKTGDNESMKFNIGNDIYTKMKYDSMKYFYHNRSAIPIEMPYCDQSQWARPAGHTTDILAPDPTKDYKANYKLDVTGGWYDAGDHGKYVVNGGIATWTVMNAYERALHLGGDTSVAPFADGTLNIPESGNGYPDILDEARYNLKTLLNMQVPAGNELAGMAHHKAHDERWTALAVRPDQDKMDRWLQPPSTAATLNLAAMAAQGSRLWKQYDAAFATKCLTAAETAWDAAVAHPAIYATMEQGAGGGAYGDNYVLDDFYWAACELYATTGSDKYLDYIKSSKHYLEMPTELTGGENNGITGAFDWGCTAGMGTLTLALVPTKLPAADLAKAKANIQAAADKFIAIEKAQGYGVPLEEKVISSPFDASTVTGFQWGSNSFVINEAIVMSYAYEYSNVNGTKNSKYINGAITAMDYLLGRNPNVQSFITGYGDNPLDNPHHRFWAYQADNTFPKPPPGCLSGGPNSGLQDPWVKGSGWQPGERPAEKCYMDNIESWSTNEITINWNAPLVWMSSYLSEVGPKIGDTDIPKILLGDINADGERDSLDYAALKRALLTQDFSHIDLANSDINKDGAIDSVDLARLKGFLLGKIEL, translated from the coding sequence ATGAAAAAAAGGTTAGTGAAGAAAGTTGCGATGCTTGTGGCAATCGTGCTGGTTCTATCTTCTTCAATAGGACAAGCATTTGCCCTTGTTGGAGCAGGAGACTTAATTCGAAACCACACCTTTGACAACAGAGTAGGTCTTCCATGGCATGTGGTTGAATCATACCCTGCAAAGGCTAGTTTTGAAATTACATCTGACGGTAAGTACAAAATAACTGCTCAAAAGATTGGCGATGCAGGAAAAGGTGAAAGATGGGATATACAGTTCCGTCACAGAGGGCTCTCATTAGTAAACGGGCATACATATACTGTAAAGTTTACAGTTACTGCCAGTAGAGCCTGCAAAATCTACCCTAAAATAGGTGATCAGGGCGATCCATATGATGAATACTGGAACATGAATGATCAATGGCAATTCCTTGAGTTACAGGCTAATACTCCTAAAACTGTAACACAGACATTTACACAGAAAAAGGGAGACAAGAAGAACGTTGAATTTGCTTTCCACCTTGCTCCAGATAAAACTACATCAGAAGCACAGAATCCATCAAGTTTTCAACCGATAACTTATACTTTTGATGACATTTATATTCAGGATCCTCAATTTCCTGGATATGAACCAGATCCAATTGAACCTACTAATGTTGTACGTTTAAATCAGGAAGGATTCTATCCTAATTCTGATAAGATAGCAACAGTAGCTACAACTTCAACAACTCCAATTAACTGGCAGTTGGTTAATAGTGCAGGAACAGCAGTTTTAAGCGGAAAATCAACCGTTAAAGGCGCTGACCATGCATCAGGTGACAATGTTCATATCATTGATTTCTCAAGTTACAAAACAGCTGGTACCGGTTATAAGATAGTAACAGATGTTCCTGTAACAAAAACCGGAGACAATGAGAGTATGAAGTTCAACATTGGAAATGATATTTATACAAAAATGAAATACGATTCAATGAAGTATTTCTATCACAACAGAAGTGCTATTCCAATAGAAATGCCATACTGTGATCAATCACAATGGGCTCGTCCTGCAGGACATACAACAGATATACTTGCTCCAGATCCAACAAAGGATTACAAGGCTAATTACAAACTTGACGTTACAGGCGGTTGGTACGATGCCGGTGACCACGGAAAGTATGTTGTTAACGGTGGTATTGCAACATGGACTGTAATGAATGCATATGAACGTGCTCTTCATTTGGGAGGAGATACTTCAGTTGCTCCGTTTGCAGACGGTACATTGAATATTCCTGAAAGCGGAAATGGCTATCCTGACATACTGGATGAAGCTCGTTATAATTTAAAAACATTATTGAACATGCAGGTTCCGGCAGGAAATGAATTAGCAGGTATGGCTCACCACAAAGCTCATGACGAACGTTGGACAGCTCTTGCTGTACGTCCTGACCAGGATAAAATGGATCGTTGGTTACAGCCTCCAAGTACAGCAGCTACATTAAATCTTGCTGCTATGGCTGCACAAGGTTCACGTCTCTGGAAACAGTACGATGCCGCTTTTGCAACTAAGTGTTTAACTGCAGCAGAAACTGCATGGGATGCTGCTGTAGCACATCCTGCAATATATGCAACAATGGAACAGGGTGCCGGCGGTGGAGCATACGGAGATAACTATGTTCTGGATGATTTCTACTGGGCAGCATGTGAATTATATGCTACTACAGGCAGTGACAAGTATTTAGACTACATAAAGAGTTCTAAGCATTATCTCGAAATGCCTACAGAATTAACAGGCGGCGAGAACAATGGTATTACAGGAGCTTTTGACTGGGGTTGTACAGCAGGTATGGGAACATTAACACTTGCACTTGTTCCTACAAAACTTCCAGCAGCTGATCTTGCTAAAGCTAAAGCTAATATTCAAGCAGCAGCTGACAAGTTTATAGCAATAGAAAAAGCTCAGGGTTATGGTGTACCACTAGAAGAGAAAGTAATTTCATCTCCTTTTGATGCATCTACTGTTACAGGTTTCCAATGGGGATCAAACTCCTTTGTAATTAATGAAGCAATAGTTATGTCATATGCTTATGAATATAGTAATGTTAATGGCACAAAGAATAGCAAATATATCAATGGTGCTATAACAGCAATGGATTACCTCCTCGGACGTAACCCAAATGTTCAGAGCTTTATAACAGGTTATGGTGATAACCCCCTTGATAATCCTCATCACCGTTTCTGGGCATATCAGGCAGACAACACATTCCCGAAACCACCTCCAGGATGTTTGTCAGGCGGACCAAATTCCGGTTTACAGGATCCATGGGTTAAGGGTTCCGGTTGGCAGCCAGGTGAAAGACCCGCTGAAAAGTGCTATATGGATAATATTGAATCTTGGTCAACAAACGAAATAACCATCAACTGGAATGCTCCTCTTGTATGGATGTCTTCTTACCTTTCTGAAGTAGGACCAAAGATTGGTGATACAGATATTCCTAAAATTCTTTTAGGTGATATTAATGCTGACGGTGAAAGAGATTCATTGGACTATGCTGCATTGAAGAGAGCTCTGTTAACACAGGACTTTTCTCATATAGATTTAGCAAATTCTGATATAAACAAAGATGGCGCCATTGATTCAGTTGACTTAGCTAGACTAAAAGGATTCTTGTTAGGAAAGATAGAACTATAA
- a CDS encoding cohesin domain-containing protein yields MKKVILAILIIVCVTAAVIFGVNHFKSDSETSTSTISSTASSSPSASVSTSSSAKSSDSKSTKSTAAKDSKDTKSNPKDKTPGGEAEISIGKVSGATGSTVTIPVKLNKLPEKGIGSFNFNIKYDKDALEVVEVKPGEIFGSNNSNFDYTVIDTTGLVSFLYTSSNSGKDAITKPGVITNITFKIKDSAKKGSIIISRGTAGAFGDTALKKINAVFTEGEITVK; encoded by the coding sequence ATGAAAAAAGTAATATTGGCAATATTGATAATTGTTTGTGTGACTGCTGCAGTAATATTTGGAGTAAACCATTTTAAATCTGATTCAGAAACATCAACTTCAACAATAAGTAGTACAGCATCATCATCTCCATCTGCTTCGGTGTCCACATCTTCATCAGCAAAAAGTTCAGATTCAAAATCAACTAAATCAACAGCCGCTAAGGACAGTAAAGATACAAAGAGCAATCCAAAGGACAAAACTCCTGGCGGAGAGGCAGAAATATCAATTGGAAAAGTAAGCGGAGCTACAGGTTCAACTGTAACAATTCCTGTAAAGCTTAATAAATTACCTGAAAAAGGAATTGGAAGCTTTAATTTCAATATTAAGTATGACAAAGATGCTCTTGAAGTTGTTGAGGTAAAACCAGGTGAAATTTTTGGAAGTAACAATTCAAACTTTGATTATACAGTTATTGATACAACCGGATTGGTTAGCTTTCTTTATACAAGCAGCAATAGTGGAAAAGATGCTATAACTAAGCCGGGAGTTATCACAAATATCACTTTCAAAATAAAGGATAGTGCCAAGAAGGGATCAATAATAATTTCACGAGGTACTGCAGGTGCATTTGGAGATACTGCACTCAAGAAGATTAATGCAGTATTTACTGAAGGTGAGATAACAGTTAAATAA
- a CDS encoding glycoside hydrolase family 9 protein has translation MDKMKRVSIYALIVAIVVTITQFSFQYECSSATAAFNYGEALQKSVLFYEAQRSGSLSTSNIPTRLLWRGDAQLTDGQKEGLDLTGGWVDAGDNIKFGITCAYTTSLLAFGAIEYKDAYEKSGQMKWLQNQLKWINDYFIKCHPEPNVFWAQVGMTANDHNNWVPIEVTHIINDRSAIKLDEQHPGTEVAMGTAAAMAASSMVFRNTDPTYADKLLEHAKQLYEFGDKYRGVFSDVIAKVDPQGAAAYTSHSGYNDELVWGSIWLYKAMEAKSSGSGSDYLAKAKEYYNGIGKEANQQVHKYKWAHCWDDQSFGCYILMSQIDPETSLYKEDAERWLNWWTGGSTENNADGTKISYTPGGHAKLDSWGSFRYVSTTALFAFVYSDKLNDTVKKARYHDFAVKQINYILGDNPRKASYIVGFGQNYPQHPHHRTAHSPWGQEMDTPAEHRHILYGALVGSVDSTDGFNDIISDYVSNEVAIDYNAGLTGALARMYTEFGGTPIPDSSFPLPDKSYLPKDEWPVFAKTYFSGTSGTQFSLSVENRSAWPARPSDQLKIRYFFTLDANDISDISIKAPAWVKVTGPNAWDKDKKVYYYTLDLSGKNIYPSYGWGAGGPELDFTISSASNTWDVSNDWSYGSWDTTYINGTRKYAPNIPIYEGNSFIKLAGNEPSGGSEEPVVVPGDINKDGNIDALDVALLKKYLLGYSLDYDISAADMNSDKSIDALDLVLLKKALLSQ, from the coding sequence ATGGATAAAATGAAAAGAGTAAGTATATATGCCCTTATCGTTGCCATAGTAGTAACCATAACTCAATTTAGTTTTCAGTATGAATGTTCTTCTGCAACAGCCGCTTTTAACTATGGAGAGGCTTTGCAGAAATCTGTTTTATTTTATGAAGCACAGAGATCAGGCTCATTATCAACATCAAATATACCGACCAGATTATTGTGGCGTGGAGATGCTCAATTAACAGACGGACAGAAGGAAGGCTTAGACCTTACCGGAGGTTGGGTAGACGCAGGTGATAATATCAAGTTTGGTATTACATGTGCTTATACAACAAGTTTACTCGCTTTTGGTGCTATAGAGTATAAAGATGCATATGAAAAAAGCGGTCAGATGAAATGGCTTCAAAACCAGTTAAAATGGATTAATGATTATTTTATTAAGTGTCATCCCGAGCCAAATGTTTTTTGGGCTCAGGTTGGTATGACGGCAAATGATCATAATAACTGGGTTCCCATTGAAGTTACACATATAATAAACGACAGGTCAGCAATAAAGCTGGATGAACAGCATCCGGGAACGGAAGTAGCTATGGGAACAGCTGCGGCAATGGCTGCATCATCAATGGTATTCAGAAACACCGATCCGACATATGCTGATAAATTGCTTGAGCATGCAAAGCAGCTATATGAATTTGGAGATAAATACAGAGGTGTTTTTTCTGATGTAATAGCTAAAGTTGATCCTCAAGGAGCAGCTGCTTATACCTCACACAGCGGTTATAATGATGAACTGGTATGGGGTTCAATCTGGCTTTACAAAGCCATGGAAGCTAAGTCTTCAGGAAGCGGGTCTGATTACCTTGCGAAAGCAAAAGAATATTATAATGGAATTGGTAAAGAAGCAAATCAACAGGTTCATAAGTATAAATGGGCACATTGTTGGGATGACCAATCATTTGGATGTTATATTCTAATGTCTCAGATTGACCCTGAAACAAGCTTGTACAAAGAAGATGCAGAACGATGGTTAAACTGGTGGACTGGAGGTAGTACGGAAAACAATGCCGACGGCACCAAAATTTCTTATACTCCGGGTGGACATGCAAAATTGGACAGTTGGGGTTCTTTTAGATATGTCTCTACAACAGCATTATTTGCTTTTGTTTATTCCGATAAACTTAATGATACTGTAAAGAAAGCACGTTATCATGACTTTGCAGTAAAGCAAATAAATTATATATTAGGTGATAATCCCCGCAAAGCAAGCTATATAGTAGGCTTTGGCCAGAATTATCCTCAACATCCTCATCACCGTACGGCTCATAGCCCATGGGGACAAGAGATGGATACTCCAGCAGAACATCGTCATATTTTATACGGTGCACTGGTTGGAAGTGTTGATTCAACAGATGGATTCAATGATATTATTAGTGATTACGTTAGCAATGAAGTAGCCATAGACTATAATGCAGGACTTACCGGGGCTCTTGCAAGAATGTATACTGAATTCGGCGGAACTCCTATACCGGACAGTAGTTTTCCGTTACCTGATAAATCCTATCTGCCTAAAGATGAATGGCCTGTATTTGCAAAGACATATTTTAGCGGTACAAGTGGTACCCAATTTTCATTGTCAGTAGAAAATCGTTCAGCGTGGCCGGCTCGTCCAAGTGACCAATTAAAAATCCGGTACTTCTTTACCCTTGATGCCAATGATATAAGCGATATCAGCATAAAGGCTCCTGCATGGGTTAAAGTAACGGGACCAAATGCGTGGGATAAGGATAAAAAAGTTTATTACTATACTCTTGATTTGTCGGGTAAGAATATATATCCGAGTTATGGTTGGGGTGCCGGAGGACCTGAACTTGATTTTACAATAAGTTCAGCTTCCAATACATGGGATGTGTCAAATGACTGGTCCTATGGAAGTTGGGATACAACATACATAAATGGTACAAGAAAATATGCTCCGAATATTCCAATATATGAAGGTAACAGTTTTATAAAACTGGCCGGAAATGAACCGTCAGGCGGAAGCGAAGAACCTGTTGTTGTACCGGGTGATATTAATAAAGACGGAAATATTGATGCATTGGATGTTGCATTATTAAAAAAATATTTGCTGGGTTACTCTTTGGATTATGATATATCTGCAGCAGATATGAATTCCGATAAAAGTATTGATGCTCTGGATTTAGTACTGCTCAAGAAAGCTCTTCTGTCCCAATAG